The Hevea brasiliensis isolate MT/VB/25A 57/8 chromosome 1, ASM3005281v1, whole genome shotgun sequence genome has a window encoding:
- the LOC131172531 gene encoding non-specific lipid transfer protein GPI-anchored 5-like: MNSKALDMCVLLVLLMMLCHRATAQSGCTSALVGIAPCLSYVTGNSSTPSSSCCSQLASVVQSQPQCLCAMLNGGGSSLGITINQTQALSLPEACNVQTPPVSQCNANNSPAIPPIGSPVSPPSDSSDDTPKTPNTSSLPSIPAGSGSKTVPTAGGTSAASLARMQLHLTIFIIFIASCISNGNRF, encoded by the exons ATGAATTCAAAAGCGCTTGACATGTGTGTACTTCTGGTTCTTTTGATGATGCTTTGTCATAGAGCCACTGCTCAATCAGGCTGCACCAGTGCGTTAGTAGGCATAGCCCCATGCCTAAGTTATGTCACAGGAAATTCCTCAACCCCATCATCTTCCTGCTGCTCCCAGCTTGCTTCTGTTGTTCAATCTCAGCCGCAGTGTCTCTGCGCAATGCTTAATGGTGGTGGGTCATCACTGGGCATTACCATTAACCAAACCCAAGCTCTGTCACTCCCTGAAGCTTGCAATGTGCAAACACCACCAGTTAGCCAGTGCAATG CCAATAATAGTCCCGCAATTCCACCGATAGGTTCTCCAGTGAGTCCTCCATCAGATTCTTCGGATGACACTCCAAAAACTCCAAATACATCATCACTGCCAAGCATTCCTGCAG GAAGTGGTTCTAAGACAGTTCCAACAGCAGGTGGCACTTCAGCTGCAAGCCTGGCAAGAATGCAACTTCACCTCACCATATTTATCATTTTCATTGCTTCATGTATTTCAAATGGCAATAGATTCTAA